A single region of the Neisseria zoodegmatis genome encodes:
- the recG gene encoding ATP-dependent DNA helicase RecG, whose protein sequence is MTPEHQKLLKITDTAAKKLEKLNLHTPWDVALHLPLRYEDETHIMPIKDAPIGVPCQVEGIVTLQEVQFKPRKQLVVQIQDDSGSVLFLRFIHFYPSHQKQMAQGKRIRAVGEIKHGFYGDEMIHPKIRDADNSSLAESLTPVYPTVNGLNQPTLRRIVQTALEALPLHDTLHDELLGRLKLPHLAESLRLLHAPPPDYSIRQLSDGTLPAWQRLKFDELLAQQLSMRLARQKRISGQASPLHGTGEWSGKLLNALPFSLTQAQQRVLAEIRADMQQTHPMHRLLQGDVGSGKTIVAALAALTAVEAGSQVAVMAPTEILAEQHYLKFKQWFEPLGLSVAWLSGSQRKKAKEQNKAALSNGLAPIAVGTHALFQEDVQFHNLGLVIVDEQHRFGVAQRLALKNKGQDVHQLMMSATPIPRTLAMSFFADLDVSVIDELPPNRTPIQTRLVNSLRRPEVEGFVLNTCRKGRQVYWVCPLIEESETLQLQTATETQAALQTALPELSIGLVHGRMKAAEKAQVMAEFAAGRLNVLVATTVIEVGVDVPNASLMVIEHAERMGLAQLHQLRGRVGRGAAASTCVLLFAEPLSELAKARLKVIYEHTDGFEIARQDLNIRGPGEFLGARQSGVPMLRFANLEEDLHLLEKAREIAPQLIEENPDIVEAHLNRWLASREGYLGV, encoded by the coding sequence ATGACACCCGAACACCAAAAGCTGCTCAAAATCACCGATACCGCCGCCAAAAAGCTCGAAAAGCTCAACCTGCACACCCCGTGGGACGTTGCCCTGCACCTACCGCTGCGCTACGAAGACGAAACCCACATCATGCCGATTAAAGACGCACCCATCGGCGTGCCGTGCCAAGTCGAAGGCATCGTAACCCTGCAAGAAGTGCAGTTCAAACCGCGCAAGCAGCTTGTCGTGCAGATTCAAGACGACTCCGGCAGCGTGCTGTTTCTGCGCTTCATCCACTTCTACCCCAGCCATCAAAAACAAATGGCGCAAGGCAAACGCATCCGCGCCGTGGGCGAAATCAAACACGGTTTTTATGGCGACGAAATGATCCACCCCAAAATCCGCGATGCCGACAACAGCAGCCTTGCCGAAAGCCTTACCCCCGTTTACCCCACCGTAAACGGCCTCAACCAGCCCACCTTACGCCGCATCGTTCAGACGGCCTTAGAAGCCCTGCCCCTGCACGACACCCTGCACGACGAACTCTTAGGCCGTCTGAAACTGCCGCACTTGGCCGAAAGCCTGCGCCTTTTGCACGCCCCGCCGCCCGATTACAGCATCCGCCAACTTTCAGACGGCACCCTCCCCGCATGGCAGCGGCTCAAATTCGACGAACTGCTCGCCCAACAGCTCTCCATGCGGCTCGCCCGGCAAAAACGCATCAGCGGGCAGGCTTCCCCCCTGCACGGCACCGGCGAATGGTCGGGCAAACTGCTCAACGCCCTGCCCTTTTCCCTCACCCAAGCCCAACAGCGCGTGCTGGCCGAAATCCGTGCCGACATGCAGCAAACCCACCCCATGCACCGCCTGCTGCAAGGCGACGTAGGCAGCGGCAAAACCATCGTTGCCGCCCTGGCCGCCCTCACCGCCGTCGAAGCCGGCAGCCAAGTTGCCGTGATGGCACCCACCGAAATCCTCGCAGAACAGCACTACCTCAAATTCAAACAATGGTTCGAGCCGCTCGGCCTCAGCGTTGCATGGCTTTCCGGCAGCCAGCGCAAAAAAGCCAAAGAACAAAACAAAGCCGCCCTTTCAAACGGCCTCGCCCCCATCGCCGTCGGCACCCACGCCCTCTTTCAAGAAGACGTACAGTTCCACAACCTCGGCCTCGTCATCGTCGACGAACAGCACCGCTTCGGCGTCGCCCAACGCCTCGCCCTCAAAAACAAAGGGCAAGACGTACACCAGCTCATGATGTCCGCCACCCCCATCCCCCGCACGCTGGCCATGAGCTTTTTCGCCGACCTCGACGTTTCCGTGATCGACGAACTGCCGCCCAACCGCACCCCCATCCAAACCCGCCTCGTCAACAGCCTGCGCCGCCCCGAAGTCGAAGGCTTCGTACTCAACACCTGCCGCAAAGGGCGGCAGGTTTACTGGGTCTGCCCCCTCATCGAAGAAAGCGAAACCCTGCAACTGCAAACCGCCACCGAAACCCAAGCCGCCCTTCAAACGGCCCTACCCGAACTCAGCATCGGCCTCGTCCACGGCCGCATGAAAGCCGCCGAAAAAGCCCAAGTGATGGCCGAATTTGCCGCAGGCCGTCTGAACGTACTCGTTGCCACCACCGTTATCGAAGTCGGCGTAGACGTACCCAACGCCAGCCTCATGGTTATCGAACACGCCGAACGCATGGGCTTGGCGCAACTGCACCAACTGCGCGGACGCGTAGGCCGCGGCGCCGCCGCCAGCACCTGCGTCTTACTCTTCGCCGAACCCCTGAGCGAGCTGGCCAAAGCCCGCCTCAAAGTCATCTACGAACACACCGACGGCTTCGAAATCGCCCGCCAAGACCTCAACATCCGCGGCCCCGGCGAATTTCTCGGCGCACGCCAAAGCGGCGTACCCATGCTCCGCTTTGCCAACCTCGAAGAAGACCTGCACCTCCTAGAAAAAGCCCGCGAAATCGCCCCCCAACTGATCGAAGAGAACCCCGACATCGTCGAAGCCCACCTCAACCGCTGGCTGGCGAGCAGGGAGGGTTATTTGGGGGTTTGA
- a CDS encoding DMT family transporter, producing MMYLLFGMLFSLLWASAFIAGKYTLQTLEPLDMLSLRFLLAAALVFALCVWLAHKGADLGWRGKSLWLHGFLLGLTNYALYLGWSYTGLKTISPELVVLLVSTMPFVTAFVSSLITRQWSWLQWAAILLGFAGVYAVLSARMPQAGWDFGIVWTLMGMLALAAGTLIYRAVANKHHLLALTGVQNLFGGLLLLPFASPSGWAAAMHNGVFAWSLWYQVIVVSVVAMLMWFQLVRWLGPAHAAAFHLLNPIFATLLARLFFHIPLGWTDIAGTLLVVIALGMLNRQNIKQVEAAKRT from the coding sequence ATGATGTATCTGCTTTTCGGTATGCTGTTCAGCCTGTTATGGGCTTCGGCCTTTATTGCGGGCAAATACACCCTGCAAACGCTTGAGCCTTTAGACATGTTGAGTTTGCGTTTTTTGCTGGCGGCGGCATTGGTGTTTGCCTTGTGCGTGTGGCTGGCGCACAAAGGCGCGGATTTGGGTTGGCGCGGCAAATCGTTGTGGCTGCACGGCTTTTTGCTGGGTTTGACGAATTACGCGCTCTACTTGGGCTGGTCTTACACCGGCTTGAAAACGATCTCGCCCGAACTGGTGGTGCTGCTGGTTTCGACCATGCCTTTTGTTACCGCGTTTGTGTCTTCCCTGATCACGCGGCAATGGTCGTGGCTGCAATGGGCGGCGATTTTGCTGGGTTTTGCGGGCGTGTATGCGGTTTTGTCGGCCAGAATGCCGCAAGCGGGCTGGGACTTCGGCATCGTGTGGACACTGATGGGCATGTTGGCCTTGGCCGCCGGCACGCTCATCTACCGCGCGGTGGCCAACAAACATCATCTGCTGGCCTTAACGGGCGTGCAAAATCTGTTCGGCGGCCTGCTTCTGTTGCCTTTTGCCTCGCCTTCGGGCTGGGCGGCGGCGATGCACAACGGCGTGTTTGCGTGGTCGCTATGGTATCAGGTGATTGTGGTGTCGGTGGTGGCGATGCTGATGTGGTTTCAACTGGTGCGTTGGCTCGGCCCGGCGCATGCGGCGGCTTTCCATCTGCTCAACCCGATTTTCGCCACCTTGCTGGCACGGCTGTTTTTCCATATTCCGCTGGGTTGGACGGATATCGCCGGCACTTTGCTGGTGGTGATCGCGCTGGGCATGTTAAACCGGCAGAACATCAAGCAGGTCGAGGCAGCCAAACGCACTTAA
- a CDS encoding ArsR/SmtB family transcription factor has protein sequence MSLAHHFAHTAHLIGHPSRALMLDALLGRDRLNVTELAEIAGITVQTASVHLDKLRRGGLVEMEAEGKNRLYRIGSPRVMDILQKLALLADKGKSRVEQPHQKLRICYGHMAGEMAVSISQSLCEAGLVILDGANEHYEVTPAGMAWLDTLEINAANYPPHTHACLDWTEKTYHIAGWLGHEMMAAFAVRGYIEQPAHEVRALRLTESGKLYLAKLRERV, from the coding sequence ATGTCGTTAGCCCACCATTTCGCCCACACCGCCCATTTGATCGGCCACCCCAGCCGCGCGCTGATGCTGGACGCCCTGTTGGGACGCGACCGCCTGAACGTAACCGAATTGGCAGAAATCGCCGGCATTACCGTTCAGACGGCCAGCGTGCATTTAGACAAACTCCGTCGCGGCGGTTTGGTGGAAATGGAAGCAGAGGGCAAAAACCGCCTCTACCGCATCGGCAGCCCGCGCGTGATGGACATCTTGCAGAAACTCGCCTTGCTCGCCGACAAAGGCAAAAGCCGTGTCGAGCAGCCGCACCAAAAACTGCGCATCTGCTACGGGCACATGGCGGGCGAAATGGCGGTAAGCATCAGCCAAAGCTTGTGCGAAGCCGGTTTGGTGATATTGGACGGCGCCAACGAACATTACGAAGTAACCCCCGCAGGCATGGCATGGCTGGATACGCTCGAGATCAACGCCGCCAACTACCCGCCGCACACCCATGCCTGCTTGGATTGGACGGAAAAAACCTACCACATCGCAGGCTGGTTGGGGCACGAAATGATGGCCGCCTTTGCCGTGCGCGGCTATATCGAACAGCCCGCTCACGAAGTGCGCGCGTTAAGGCTGACGGAAAGCGGCAAGTTGTATTTGGCGAAACTGCGGGAGCGGGTTTGA
- the speA gene encoding arginine decarboxylase, which produces MSWSAADSASLYGIRHWGDGYFSVGENGHVMVKPNNNSDTEVDLYGLVAQLNERGQDLPMLFRFPDILQDRVARLCTAFNRSIRKNEYQGKYTAIYPIKVNQQESVVKNIIVPKNDQVSIGLEAGSKPELMIVLAFAPKGGTIVCNGYKDRDFIRLALIGQRLGHEVFIVIEKESEVDLVIQESKNLGIKANIGLRVRLSSLSSSKWADTGGEKGKFGLSAAQLISAVEKLTAAGLADNVKLMHFHMGSQISNIADYRMGFKEAVRYFAELRGLGLPIEYVDVGGGLGVDYDGTHSRNASSINYDMGEYSHVIVSMLAEYCNEHNMPHPHIFSESGRAMTAHHAVLVMNVTDVERLPEQVPEIADPDNLSFATKKLITLLDTNDSEMVTETYYRVGHYLTEVTEQYLEGKVPLKEKALAEQLHAVLCRRLKNQLQAGRRSQRQVYDDLTDKLADKYFCNFSVFQSLPDTWAIGQVLPIMPLHRLNERPTRRAVLQDLTCDSDGKISQYVDQQSIESSMSVHDLKHGEPYVLGVFMVGAYQEILGDMHNLFGDTDSVNVYVRDNGNIEFGGMEEHDTIEDMLHYVHLSTGEVINRFEEKTRWAQLKSTERKLFTAEFMHALKQSSYLSTDPEDAED; this is translated from the coding sequence ATGTCTTGGTCGGCAGCAGACAGCGCGTCGCTTTACGGTATCCGCCATTGGGGCGACGGTTATTTTTCGGTGGGCGAAAACGGTCATGTGATGGTCAAACCTAACAACAACAGCGACACCGAAGTCGATTTATACGGCTTGGTGGCGCAGCTCAACGAGCGCGGGCAGGATTTGCCGATGCTGTTTCGCTTTCCCGATATTCTGCAAGACCGTGTGGCGCGGCTGTGTACGGCGTTTAACCGTTCCATCCGTAAAAACGAGTATCAGGGCAAATATACGGCGATTTATCCGATTAAGGTCAACCAGCAGGAATCGGTGGTGAAAAACATCATCGTGCCGAAAAACGATCAGGTGTCGATCGGTTTGGAGGCCGGTTCCAAACCGGAATTGATGATTGTGCTGGCGTTTGCGCCCAAGGGTGGCACGATTGTGTGCAACGGTTATAAAGACCGCGATTTCATCCGCCTTGCGCTCATCGGCCAGCGGCTCGGTCATGAAGTGTTTATCGTGATTGAAAAAGAGTCGGAAGTGGATTTGGTGATTCAGGAATCGAAAAATCTGGGCATCAAAGCCAATATCGGCCTGCGCGTGCGTTTGTCGTCGCTCTCGTCGAGCAAATGGGCCGACACGGGCGGTGAAAAAGGCAAATTCGGCCTTTCTGCCGCGCAACTGATTTCGGCGGTGGAAAAACTCACGGCGGCAGGTTTGGCCGACAATGTGAAGCTGATGCACTTCCATATGGGTTCGCAAATTTCCAATATTGCCGATTACCGCATGGGCTTTAAAGAAGCGGTGCGTTATTTTGCCGAACTGCGCGGGCTGGGGCTGCCGATTGAGTATGTGGACGTGGGCGGCGGTTTGGGTGTGGACTACGACGGCACGCACTCGCGCAATGCCAGCTCCATCAACTACGATATGGGCGAATATTCGCATGTGATTGTGTCGATGCTGGCCGAATATTGCAACGAACACAATATGCCGCATCCGCATATTTTCTCCGAATCCGGCCGCGCGATGACGGCGCATCATGCGGTGCTGGTGATGAATGTAACCGATGTGGAACGGCTGCCCGAGCAAGTGCCGGAAATTGCCGATCCGGATAACTTGTCGTTTGCCACCAAAAAGCTGATTACGCTGCTGGATACCAACGACAGCGAAATGGTAACCGAAACCTATTACCGCGTCGGCCATTATCTCACCGAAGTCACCGAGCAATATCTCGAAGGCAAAGTGCCGCTGAAAGAAAAAGCCTTGGCCGAGCAGCTTCATGCCGTGTTGTGCCGCCGTTTGAAAAACCAGCTTCAGGCGGGCAGACGTTCGCAACGGCAGGTGTACGACGACCTTACCGATAAGCTGGCCGACAAATATTTCTGCAATTTCAGCGTGTTCCAAAGCCTGCCCGACACATGGGCCATCGGCCAAGTGCTGCCGATTATGCCGCTGCACCGCTTGAACGAACGCCCCACGCGCCGCGCCGTGCTGCAAGACTTAACCTGCGATTCAGACGGCAAAATCAGCCAATATGTCGATCAGCAAAGCATCGAATCGAGCATGAGCGTGCATGATTTGAAACACGGCGAGCCGTATGTTTTAGGCGTGTTTATGGTGGGGGCGTATCAGGAAATTCTCGGCGATATGCACAACCTTTTCGGCGATACCGATTCGGTAAACGTGTATGTGCGCGACAACGGCAATATAGAATTCGGCGGCATGGAAGAGCATGACACCATTGAAGACATGCTCCACTATGTGCATCTTTCCACCGGCGAAGTGATTAACCGTTTTGAAGAAAAAACCCGCTGGGCGCAGCTTAAATCGACCGAGCGCAAACTGTTTACCGCCGAATTTATGCACGCGCTCAAGCAAAGCAGCTATTTGAGTACCGATCCGGAAGATGCAGAAGACTGA
- the rmuC gene encoding DNA recombination protein RmuC produces MDTSTLYLILTALAAAFLGILITWLILRNKHQAEQNRLNSQLAERTQQYQFAAQEQAEAENALDALQQQFQTAQTALAAAETRSSQIEPLQKELAQSRRHAQDLQAEVQEIHSRFAAAKQHIEGLQARESELGRLKEDYAQLQQTVADLKVRNERLHTQIEQERLASEEKLALLAEARQSLTDQFQNLANNILEEKTKRFTEHNTENINRLLTPLNERMGKFSELVQSTYEKEAKERLTLENELKRLQTLNTQLHTDAKALTDALTGVQNKTQGNWGEMILETVLENSGLVKGREYIVQAASVRHEEDGSTRRLQPDVLVNLPDNKQIIIDSKVSLTAYVRYTQAQTPEEAERALAAHAASVRNHIKSLSLKQYSHIEGVNTLDFVFMFIPVEPAYLLALQHDDNLFQECFDKRIMPVGPSTLLATLRTVANIWRNEQQNQNAIAIAEEGGKLYDKFVGFVTTLESVGKNIEQAQSQYQAAFKQLSEGRGNLVNRAEKLRKLGVKASKQLEKNLAEKADSGALELPEGNGE; encoded by the coding sequence ATGGACACATCTACGCTTTACCTTATCCTCACCGCCCTTGCCGCCGCCTTTCTCGGCATCCTCATCACTTGGCTGATCCTGCGCAACAAACATCAGGCCGAGCAAAACCGCTTGAACAGCCAGCTTGCCGAACGCACCCAGCAATACCAATTCGCCGCGCAAGAGCAGGCCGAGGCGGAAAACGCGCTTGATGCCCTGCAACAGCAGTTTCAGACGGCCCAAACCGCCCTTGCCGCCGCCGAAACCCGCAGCAGCCAGATCGAGCCGCTGCAAAAAGAGCTGGCGCAAAGCCGCCGCCACGCGCAGGATTTACAGGCTGAAGTGCAGGAAATCCACAGCCGCTTTGCCGCCGCCAAACAGCACATCGAAGGCTTGCAGGCGCGTGAAAGCGAATTAGGCCGTCTGAAAGAAGATTATGCTCAATTGCAGCAAACCGTGGCCGATTTGAAAGTGCGCAACGAAAGGCTGCATACCCAAATCGAGCAGGAACGCCTTGCCTCGGAAGAAAAACTCGCTCTGCTGGCCGAAGCACGCCAAAGCTTAACCGACCAATTCCAAAATCTCGCCAACAACATTCTCGAAGAAAAAACCAAACGCTTTACCGAACACAACACCGAAAACATCAACCGCCTGCTCACCCCGCTCAACGAGCGCATGGGCAAATTCAGCGAGCTGGTGCAAAGCACTTACGAAAAAGAAGCCAAAGAGCGGCTCACGCTTGAGAACGAACTCAAACGCCTGCAAACCCTCAACACCCAGCTTCACACCGATGCCAAAGCCCTCACCGATGCGCTCACCGGCGTGCAAAACAAAACGCAGGGCAACTGGGGAGAGATGATTCTGGAAACCGTGCTCGAAAATTCAGGCTTGGTGAAAGGGCGAGAATATATTGTTCAAGCGGCCTCCGTGCGCCACGAAGAAGACGGCAGCACCCGCCGCCTGCAACCCGACGTGCTGGTCAACCTGCCCGACAACAAGCAAATCATCATAGACAGCAAAGTATCGCTCACTGCCTATGTGCGCTACACGCAGGCGCAAACGCCCGAAGAGGCCGAACGCGCACTCGCCGCCCACGCCGCCAGCGTCCGCAACCACATCAAGAGCCTGTCGCTCAAGCAATACAGCCATATCGAAGGCGTAAACACGCTTGATTTCGTATTTATGTTCATCCCCGTCGAACCCGCCTACCTGTTGGCTTTGCAGCACGACGACAACCTGTTTCAAGAGTGCTTCGACAAACGCATCATGCCCGTCGGCCCCAGCACGCTGCTGGCGACGCTGCGCACGGTGGCGAATATTTGGCGCAACGAGCAGCAAAACCAAAACGCCATCGCCATCGCCGAAGAAGGCGGCAAGCTGTACGACAAATTCGTCGGCTTCGTAACCACGCTGGAAAGCGTCGGCAAAAACATCGAGCAGGCGCAAAGCCAGTATCAAGCCGCGTTCAAACAGCTTTCCGAAGGCCGCGGCAATTTGGTGAACCGCGCCGAGAAACTGCGCAAACTGGGCGTGAAAGCCTCCAAGCAGCTTGAAAAAAATCTGGCGGAAAAAGCCGACAGCGGAGCATTGGAATTACCTGAAGGCAACGGGGAATAA
- a CDS encoding lipoprotein signal peptidase produces MQSSHLRRISALCAARSFAYLYDMSALAVLLRLELHPHLRVL; encoded by the coding sequence TTGCAAAGCTCCCATCTGCGGCGCATTTCTGCCTTGTGCGCTGCTCGATCGTTTGCCTATCTATATGATATGTCTGCACTCGCTGTGCTGCTACGCCTTGAACTGCATCCACATCTGAGGGTTTTGTAA
- a CDS encoding class I SAM-dependent methyltransferase: MKLFPALEKRYSTEQLSAGDAQRLAQEIAFAPVVFQVSRLMVKFGILDRLNDKQDGMTLDEIAESAGLSRYAAQVLLESSLTIGTVLTQDDRYLISKAGWFLIKDPMARVNMDFVHEVCYQGLFDLEATLLNGKPEGLKVFGSWPTIYEGLSQLPAITQEKWFAFDHYYSDSSFAEALAIVFARPVKKLLDVGGNTGRWAVQCVGYDQDVEVTIMDLPQQIGLMRKAVAGKLGEERIHGHPANLLDPEVPFPTGFDAIWMSQFLDCFSEEEVTSILSRAARSMGDDTDLYIMEPFWDRQKYETAAYCLTQTSIYFTAMANGNSKIYHSEDMIRCVENAGLQVVEIHDKLGRGHSILRCRKKA; encoded by the coding sequence ATGAAATTATTTCCTGCTTTAGAAAAACGATATTCCACCGAGCAGCTTTCCGCCGGTGATGCACAGCGTTTGGCACAAGAGATTGCCTTTGCTCCGGTTGTGTTCCAAGTGTCGCGCCTGATGGTGAAATTCGGCATTTTAGACCGCCTCAACGACAAGCAGGACGGCATGACGCTCGACGAAATTGCCGAAAGTGCCGGTTTGAGCCGTTATGCGGCGCAGGTGTTGCTGGAGTCTTCGCTGACCATCGGCACGGTGCTGACTCAAGATGACCGTTATCTTATTTCTAAAGCGGGCTGGTTTTTAATCAAAGACCCGATGGCACGCGTGAACATGGATTTTGTGCACGAGGTTTGCTATCAAGGTTTGTTTGATTTGGAAGCCACTTTGCTCAACGGCAAGCCCGAAGGTTTGAAAGTGTTCGGCAGCTGGCCGACGATTTACGAAGGTTTGTCGCAACTGCCTGCTATCACACAGGAAAAATGGTTTGCGTTTGACCATTATTATTCGGATAGCTCGTTTGCCGAAGCGCTGGCGATTGTGTTTGCCCGCCCGGTGAAAAAGCTGCTGGATGTCGGCGGCAATACCGGCCGCTGGGCGGTGCAGTGTGTGGGCTATGATCAGGACGTGGAAGTGACGATTATGGACTTGCCCCAGCAAATCGGCTTGATGCGCAAAGCGGTGGCCGGCAAGTTGGGCGAAGAGCGTATTCACGGCCATCCCGCCAATCTGTTGGACCCCGAAGTGCCGTTCCCCACGGGTTTTGACGCCATTTGGATGAGCCAGTTTCTCGATTGCTTCTCCGAGGAAGAGGTAACCAGCATCCTGAGCCGCGCCGCGCGTTCTATGGGTGACGATACCGACCTCTATATCATGGAGCCGTTTTGGGACAGGCAGAAATATGAAACCGCGGCATACTGCCTGACGCAAACCAGCATTTACTTCACCGCCATGGCCAACGGCAACAGCAAAATCTACCATTCCGAAGATATGATCCGCTGTGTGGAAAACGCCGGATTGCAGGTGGTGGAAATACACGACAAATTAGGCCGCGGACACAGCATCTTGCGTTGCCGCAAAAAAGCGTAA
- the gdhA gene encoding NADP-specific glutamate dehydrogenase → MSVNLNNLFEKIKQRDPNQPVFHQAVEEVFGSLAPFLAKNPKYTEHGLLERIVEPERVIMFRVSWVDDKGQVQVNRGYRVQMNSAIGPYKGGLRFHPTVDLGVLKFLAFEQVFKNALTTLPMGGGKGGSDFDPKGKSDGEVMRFCQAFMTELYRHIGADTDVPAGDIGVGGREIGYLFGQYKRLRNEFTSVLTGKGLPYGGSLIRPEATGYGTVYFADSMLKTKGNSMAAKKVLISGSGNVAQYAAEKCIQLGAKVLTVSDSNGFVLFPDSGMTEAQLTALIELKEVRRERLSVYAKEQGLEYFEGKKPWSVPCDVALPCATQNELDENDAKALLSNGCFCVAEGANMPSTLGAVEAFVHAKILYAPGKASNAGGVATSGLEMSQNHIRLSWEREKVDQRLFGIMENIHENCMANGTEEGGYVNYVNGANIAGFKKVAEAMLAQGVV, encoded by the coding sequence ATGTCAGTCAATCTGAACAATCTGTTTGAAAAAATCAAACAGCGCGACCCCAACCAGCCCGTGTTTCACCAAGCTGTCGAAGAAGTGTTCGGCAGCCTTGCTCCCTTCCTTGCCAAAAACCCCAAATACACCGAGCACGGCCTGCTGGAGCGCATCGTTGAGCCTGAGCGCGTGATTATGTTCCGCGTGTCTTGGGTGGACGACAAAGGACAGGTTCAAGTCAATCGCGGCTATCGCGTACAAATGAACTCCGCCATCGGCCCCTACAAAGGCGGCCTGCGCTTCCACCCCACCGTGGACTTGGGCGTGCTGAAATTCTTGGCGTTTGAACAAGTATTCAAAAACGCCCTGACCACCCTACCCATGGGCGGCGGCAAAGGCGGCTCCGACTTCGACCCCAAAGGCAAGAGCGACGGCGAAGTGATGCGCTTCTGCCAAGCATTCATGACCGAGCTTTACCGCCACATCGGTGCCGATACCGACGTACCTGCGGGCGACATCGGCGTGGGCGGCCGTGAAATCGGCTACCTGTTCGGCCAATACAAACGCCTGCGCAACGAATTTACTTCTGTGCTAACCGGTAAAGGCCTGCCCTACGGCGGCAGCTTGATCCGCCCCGAAGCCACCGGCTACGGCACCGTTTACTTCGCCGACAGCATGCTGAAAACCAAAGGCAACAGCATGGCGGCCAAAAAAGTGTTGATTTCCGGCTCGGGCAACGTAGCGCAATACGCCGCTGAAAAATGTATCCAATTGGGTGCGAAAGTGCTGACCGTTTCCGATTCCAACGGCTTTGTACTCTTTCCCGACAGCGGCATGACCGAAGCCCAACTGACCGCCTTGATCGAACTGAAAGAAGTGCGCCGCGAACGCTTGTCGGTGTATGCAAAAGAGCAAGGTTTGGAATACTTTGAAGGCAAAAAACCGTGGAGCGTGCCTTGCGACGTGGCTCTGCCTTGCGCGACTCAAAACGAGCTGGACGAAAACGATGCGAAAGCCCTGTTGTCCAACGGCTGCTTCTGCGTTGCTGAAGGTGCCAACATGCCTTCTACTCTGGGCGCGGTTGAAGCTTTTGTTCACGCCAAGATTCTGTATGCTCCGGGCAAAGCGTCCAACGCCGGCGGCGTAGCCACTTCCGGCTTGGAGATGAGCCAAAACCACATCCGCCTCTCTTGGGAGCGCGAAAAAGTTGACCAACGCTTGTTCGGCATCATGGAAAACATCCACGAAAACTGCATGGCCAACGGCACCGAAGAAGGCGGCTACGTTAACTATGTGAACGGCGCGAACATTGCTGGCTTCAAGAAAGTGGCCGAAGCTATGTTGGCTCAAGGCGTGGTGTAA
- a CDS encoding thymidylate synthase: MKAYQDLMRHVLEHGTDKSDRTGIGTRSIFGYQMRFDLSQGFPLLTTKKLHLRSIIHELLWFLKGDTNIKYLKDNNVSIWDEWADENGDLGPVYGYQWRSWPAPDGRHIDQIANVVRQIKTNPDSRRLIVSAWNPALVDDMALPPCHALFQFYVADGKLSCQLYQRSADIFLGVPFNIASYALLTMMMAQVCGLEAGEFIHSFGDAHLYSNHFEQAELQLTRDPRPLPQMKLNPEVKDLFDFKFEDFELVDYDPHPHIKAAVAV; this comes from the coding sequence ATGAAAGCCTATCAAGACCTCATGCGCCATGTTTTGGAACACGGCACCGATAAATCCGACCGCACCGGCATCGGCACGCGCTCCATATTCGGTTATCAAATGCGTTTTGATTTAAGCCAAGGCTTTCCGCTGCTAACCACGAAAAAACTGCATCTGCGCTCGATTATTCACGAGCTTTTGTGGTTCTTAAAAGGCGATACCAATATCAAGTATCTGAAAGACAATAACGTTTCCATTTGGGACGAATGGGCGGACGAAAACGGCGATTTAGGCCCGGTGTACGGCTACCAATGGCGTTCTTGGCCTGCACCCGACGGCAGACATATCGACCAAATCGCCAATGTGGTGCGCCAAATCAAAACCAACCCCGACAGCCGCCGCCTGATTGTGTCGGCATGGAACCCCGCGCTGGTGGACGATATGGCTTTGCCTCCGTGTCATGCGCTGTTTCAATTTTATGTGGCCGACGGCAAACTGTCGTGCCAGCTGTATCAGCGCAGCGCCGACATCTTCTTGGGCGTGCCGTTCAACATCGCCAGCTACGCCTTGCTGACCATGATGATGGCTCAAGTGTGCGGTTTGGAAGCAGGAGAGTTTATCCATTCGTTCGGCGATGCCCATTTGTACAGCAACCATTTTGAGCAAGCCGAGTTGCAACTGACCCGCGACCCGCGCCCGTTGCCGCAGATGAAGCTGAATCCCGAAGTGAAAGATTTGTTTGACTTTAAATTTGAAGACTTCGAGCTGGTGGATTACGACCCGCATCCGCATATCAAAGCTGCCGTGGCAGTTTAG